Within the Tursiops truncatus isolate mTurTru1 chromosome 19, mTurTru1.mat.Y, whole genome shotgun sequence genome, the region GGTTCTCATCTCTCTGGACCGTTGCATCTCTTTCCTCTACCCCGGATGGTCCTGAAACCACTGCACTGCGCAGCAAGCAaactggctggctggctgctgtCACTTGCTCTCCATACTTGATTTTCCAGACCACTGAAGAACAGAAAGGATGTGTCTACCGCTGCTTCAATATTGACATAGAGAATAAGGGGAAGGAGAATCCAGCTCCCAGGATAGGAAGTGAGTGGTTTTGAAGAGGAAAATGACTGTGACCATCATTCACTTCCTGCTGGGTTTCTTGGTGCCCTTGGTGATCATCAGTACCTGTGCCCACCTCATCTGCGCCAAGTTCCAGCAGGAGGGCTGGGTCCATGCCAGCCAGCCAAAGAAGTTGCTGTTGGTGTTGGTGAGCGCCTTTTTCATTTCCTGGTTCCTGTTTAACATGGAGCTCTTGGTCCAATTGTAGCAACCGCAGAACGAACCTGACTCTAAGACGCTGCTCATCCTCTGGGCTACCTTCTCCCTGGGCTGTTTCAACAACTGCCTCAACCCTTTCCTCTTCATTGGCAGAGATTGCCAAGAAAAGTTTTTCCAGTCTTTGCCTTTTGCCTTGGCCAGAGCATTTGGTGAGGAGGGGTTTTTCAGTCAGCCTGTCCCCAGGGTGAAGCCCCCAGGGTATGATGGAAACCTTCACGTACAAGCTGGAAATCCTTCTGCTTAGTTTGCAGCCCCTTCCCTAGGCTGACTTCCAAGATTCTGCCAAATCCTGCCTCTTCTTTCAGGAAGTCTTCCCGGCAATCTCTTATCTAAATCTTTTAATTATAAACATCTAGTTTTCCCCCAGTATCCATCCTATCCTTCCTTTATAGTAAGACTCctacttgttttaaactattTACGTGGTTAGCCAAGGaaaaaagactacatttcccagtgtCCCTTGCAACTAGATATGGCCATGTGACTACTTTCTGGCCAGTAGTATGTGAGTGAAAGTAATCAGTGTAATTTCCTTGAAGTGCCCTTAATGGAAGATGCCTGCTCTCCATTCCTTCATTT harbors:
- the GPR32 gene encoding LOW QUALITY PROTEIN: probable G-protein coupled receptor 32 (The sequence of the model RefSeq protein was modified relative to this genomic sequence to represent the inferred CDS: inserted 3 bases in 2 codons; deleted 2 bases in 1 codon; substituted 3 bases at 3 genomic stop codons), whose product is MYKGSEVERNTLTTVIMSVSFVVGVVANGLALWMTVLRMPRTFTTIWFFNLALADFTVLLSLLITIXSVAIGQWLLNDVACKLYMVFLVLSFFTSICLLVLISLDRCISFLYPGWSXNHCTAQQANWLXLAAVTCSPYLIFQTTEEQKGCVYRCFNIDIENKGKENPAPRIGSEXVLKRKMTVTIIHFLLGFLVPLVIISTCAHLICAKFQQEGWVHASQPKKLLLVLVSAFFISWFLFNMELLVQLXQPQNEPDSKTLLILWATFSLGCFNNCLNPFLFIGRDCQEKFFQSLPFALARAFGEEGFFSACPQGEAPRV